The window CCTTGATCGACTCCGCGTCCGCGGAGTTGGAGAAGACCTCGAGTTGAGGGGGGCGCAGTCCAACACCTCGAGGACCGTCCGTTTGTCAGTTGAGACAGGCCATATCCCGACTAAGCATGTTTGAGCGCTACACAGAACCGGCTTTCAGAGTAGTCTTCTTTGCGAGATACGAGGCAGCCCAGCTTGGCAGCTCTTCCATAGGAACAGAACATCTGCTCCTGGGGCTCATCCGTGAAAACAGCGGCTTGACGGCCCGCCTTTTCAGGGAACG of the Vicinamibacteria bacterium genome contains:
- a CDS encoding Clp protease N-terminal domain-containing protein, producing MFERYTEPAFRVVFFARYEAAQLGSSSIGTEHLLLGLIRENSGLTARLFRERNVSSRDVRATRRPAAGCDQQRLPKAIGPASASVSGTVAS